One window of the Cryptomeria japonica chromosome 7, Sugi_1.0, whole genome shotgun sequence genome contains the following:
- the LOC131030802 gene encoding SKP1-like protein 1A: MAEDTTAKECKVKLKSSDDNIFEVEYTIAMQSQLLKKALRFFVNPCFNPFCDIAFETGMEEDPTAAMVKECKVKLKSSDDNIFEVEHAVAMQSQLLKNALADSGTDSTLPLHNISSEILAKVIEYCEYHVNAANTISVRDVKMWEQEFVRDLDQATLCHLILGAQYMEIRNLLYLICQTVAERIKGKSSEEVREIFNIQNDLTPEEEEEIRRENEWAFEEEVQEEVEREG, translated from the exons ATGGCGGAGGATACCACTGCGAAGGAATGTAAGGTGAAATTGAAGAGCTCGGATGACAATATTTTTGAGGTCGAGTATACCATAGCCATGCAGTCACAGTTGTTAAAGAAAGCTCTG AGGTTTTTCGTCAATCCCTGTTTCAATCCTTTCTGTGACATTGCCTTCGAGACAGGCATGGAGGAGGATCCCACTGCAGCCATGGTGAAGGAATGTAAGGTGAAATTGAAGAGTTCGGATGACAATATTTTTGAGGTCGAGCATGCCGTAGCCATGCAGTCACAGTTGTTAAAGAACGCTCTGGCTGACAGCGGCACGGACAGCACCCTGCCTTTGCACAACATTTCCAGCGAAATTCTGGCGAAGGTGATCGAGTACTGCGAATATCATGTTAATGCCGCCAACACCATCTCGGTGCGGGATGTGAAGATGTGGGAACAGGAGTTCGTGAGGGACCTTGATCAAGCAACTCTTTGTCATCTCATCTTGGGCGCCCAGTACATGGAGATACGCAATCTTCTATACTTAATATGCCAAACTGTAGCAGAGAGGATTAAGGGTAAAAGCTCAGAAGAGGTCAGAGAGATATTTAACATACAAAACGACTTGACtcctgaagaggaggaagaaatcaGGCGTGAAAATGAGTGGGCCTTTGAGGAGGAAGTTCAGGAAGAAGTCGAGCGCGAAGGTTGA